One window from the genome of Oryza glaberrima chromosome 3, OglaRS2, whole genome shotgun sequence encodes:
- the LOC127766761 gene encoding glycine-rich RNA-binding protein RZ1C-like isoform X2, whose amino-acid sequence MLERHTQRHRGFGFVTFSDPEAVDSAIKEMHCQELDGRTISVNKAEPKMNTDDTRYESGGGRGEYRGGRGDGPPPGNCFECGRAGHWARDCPNPGGGRSARYSSSKFSAGGRGDRFSGSDRFGDRYMDDRYDGGYREPVDVRDRYGGGRDRYANDRYPSGGDRYVPDRYGGPDRYQPSSYGRERERSYERDGVRGNGGYDRSGPRGGGSYDRDGPRGGISGGYDRDGPRGGGVDRYGGGGPARYDGGSYRDRSGPYDRPSRGGRFDDRFQ is encoded by the coding sequence ATGCTGGAGAGACACACCCAACGCCATCGTGGTTTTGGCTTCGTGACATTTTCAGATCCAGAGGCAGTTGATAGCGCTATTAAAGAAATGCACTGTCAAGAATTAGATGGCAGGACTATATCAGTGAACAAGGCTGAGCCTAAGATGAATACAGATGACACAAGGTATGAAAGTGGTGGTGGACGAGGAGAGTATCGTggtggtagaggtgatggaCCACCCCCAGGCAATTGCTTTGAGTGTGGCCGTGCTGGTCATTGGGCTCGTGATTGCCCTAATCCTGGTGGTGGTCGTTCTGCGCGATACTCTTCTTCTAAGTTCAGCGCTGGTGGCAGAGGAGACCGTTTTTCTGGATCAGATAGGTTTGGAGACCGTTACATGGATGATCGTTATGATGGTGGGTACCGTGAACCTGTTGATGTCAGAGACAGGTATGGTGGAGGCCGTGACCGATATGCTAATGATCGATACCCATCAGGTGGTGACCGCTATGTTCCAGACAGATATGGAGGTCCTGATCGCTATCAGCCTAGTAGTTATGGCCGGGAACGAGAAAGAAGCTACGAGAGGGATGGAGTGCGTGGCAATGGCGGCTATGATAGGAGTGGCCCAAGGGGTGGTGGAAGCTATGACAGGGATGGCCCAAGGGGTGGTATAAGTGGTGGCTATGACAGGGATGGCCCACGTGGCGGTGGTGTTGACCGTTACGGTGGTGGAGGGCCTGCTCGTTATGATGGAGGAAGCTACAGGGACAGATCTGGGCCGTATGACCGCCCTAGCAGAGGAGGACGCTTTGATGATCGCTTCCAGTGA
- the LOC127766761 gene encoding glycine-rich RNA-binding protein RZ1C-like isoform X1: MAGKEEGRIFVGGLSFHTDERKLADAFRRFGKVVDAQIMLERHTQRHRGFGFVTFSDPEAVDSAIKEMHCQELDGRTISVNKAEPKMNTDDTRYESGGGRGEYRGGRGDGPPPGNCFECGRAGHWARDCPNPGGGRSARYSSSKFSAGGRGDRFSGSDRFGDRYMDDRYDGGYREPVDVRDRYGGGRDRYANDRYPSGGDRYVPDRYGGPDRYQPSSYGRERERSYERDGVRGNGGYDRSGPRGGGSYDRDGPRGGISGGYDRDGPRGGGVDRYGGGGPARYDGGSYRDRSGPYDRPSRGGRFDDRFQ; the protein is encoded by the exons atggcggggaaggaggagggccGGATCTTCGTGGGCGGCCTGTCGTTCCACACCGACGAGCGCAAGCTGGCCGACGCGTTCCGCCGCTTCGGCAAGGTCGTCGACGCCCAG ATCATGCTGGAGAGACACACCCAACGCCATCGTGGTTTTGGCTTCGTGACATTTTCAGATCCAGAGGCAGTTGATAGCGCTATTAAAGAAATGCACTGTCAAGAATTAGATGGCAGGACTATATCAGTGAACAAGGCTGAGCCTAAGATGAATACAGATGACACAAGGTATGAAAGTGGTGGTGGACGAGGAGAGTATCGTggtggtagaggtgatggaCCACCCCCAGGCAATTGCTTTGAGTGTGGCCGTGCTGGTCATTGGGCTCGTGATTGCCCTAATCCTGGTGGTGGTCGTTCTGCGCGATACTCTTCTTCTAAGTTCAGCGCTGGTGGCAGAGGAGACCGTTTTTCTGGATCAGATAGGTTTGGAGACCGTTACATGGATGATCGTTATGATGGTGGGTACCGTGAACCTGTTGATGTCAGAGACAGGTATGGTGGAGGCCGTGACCGATATGCTAATGATCGATACCCATCAGGTGGTGACCGCTATGTTCCAGACAGATATGGAGGTCCTGATCGCTATCAGCCTAGTAGTTATGGCCGGGAACGAGAAAGAAGCTACGAGAGGGATGGAGTGCGTGGCAATGGCGGCTATGATAGGAGTGGCCCAAGGGGTGGTGGAAGCTATGACAGGGATGGCCCAAGGGGTGGTATAAGTGGTGGCTATGACAGGGATGGCCCACGTGGCGGTGGTGTTGACCGTTACGGTGGTGGAGGGCCTGCTCGTTATGATGGAGGAAGCTACAGGGACAGATCTGGGCCGTATGACCGCCCTAGCAGAGGAGGACGCTTTGATGATCGCTTCCAGTGA